Sequence from the Blochmannia endosymbiont of Colobopsis nipponica genome:
TATTATAATACATTTAATAGTATAAATTTGTTTTTAAATAAATATTTTTTGATTATATTAAGGTCTGTAATTTGTAATATTTCTGTAGGATCTATTTTGAAAAATTTTAAATTATGAATTAAAAAAAATATCAGAGAATGTTATTATTATAAATATTTTAATTATTAATTGCGATTATTGTCATATTTTGAAATTCAAATTTGGTAAATTTATATTTATTTCATTATTCCTTTCTTTGAATAATATTCAGTGATCTGGTTATAACTGGATGATTAAATTATTATAATTAAGCTTATTGTTTACTGATTTTTATTCAAGTTATTCCGGATAATGAAAATGGATATTAATTAATAAATAATATTCCGCCTTGTAGTGTGATGAAGTTTATGAATATTTTAAAATCTTTATATGCGGTTAGTATTATAACCATGTTTTCTCGTATATTAGGATTTATCCGTGATATTTTGATTGCAAGAATATTTGGTGTTGGTTTGATGACCGATGCTTTTTTTATAGCTTTCAAGTTACCTAATTTTTTACGTAGAATTTTTGCCGAAGGAGCTTTTTCTCAAGCCTTTATACCAATTTTAGTAGAATATAGGAAAACACAGGAAAAATCAGTTGTCCGTGCTTTTATTGCACATGTATCCGGATTATTGATATTTATATTAGTATTTGTTATTTTACTTGGTGTTCTTACTACTCCTTTTTTAATTAGTATATTTGCTCCTGGATTTATCAATATTAGGGAAAAGTTTACTTTAACCATTGATTTGGCTAGAATAACTTTTCCTTATATTTTTTTTATTTCATTATCCTCTTTAATAGGAGCTATTCTTAATACTTGGAATATTTTTTTGTTACCTTCTATTGCTCCTATACTTCTGAATATTAGTATAATAATTTTTGCTATGTTGGCTACTTCGTTTTTTTATCCTCCGATTATGGCATTGGCTTGGTCAGTGATAGTAGGTGGTATATTACAGTTAGTGTATCAACTTCCATATTTAAGTAAAATTGGTATGTTAGTAATACCTCATTTAAATTTTTTTAATTTTGGAATATGGAGGATATTAAAATCGGTAGGTACGATAATCTTAGGTGTTTCTGTCAATCAAATATCTTTACTAATTAATACCATTTTCGCATCTTTTTTAGTTTCCGGTTCTGTGTCTTGGATATATTATGCAGATCGTCTTATGGAATTCCCTGTAGGTATTTTAGGAGTATCATTAAGTACTGTTTTATTACCGTTATTGTCTCGGTCATTTTCGGATAAAAATTTATATCACTATTCTTGTTTAATGGATTGGAGTTTAAGAATTTGTTTTATATTATCTTTGCCTAGTGCTTTATTATTAGGTGTTTTAGCTAAACCATTAGTTATAGTATTATTTCAATATGGTAATTTTTCGTCTTATGATGTATTAATGACTAAACAGGCTTTAGTTGCTTATTCTATAGGATTAGTGGGTTTAATTTTGGTAAGAATTTTATCTTCTGCATTCTATTCTTCTCATAATATACAAATTCCAGTGCGTATTTCTTTTATTGTATTAATTTTAACTCAATTAATGAATATAGCTTTTATTATACCATTAAAACATGTTGGTTTATCTTTAGCTATTAGTTTAAGCGCTTGTTGTAATGCGGGTTTACTTTATTGGCAATTGCGTGCAAATAAAATATTTAAACCACAACCTGGATGGTTAATATTTTTTTTGCGAATATTGTTAGCGTTAGGAATGATGTTAATTGTTACTGTGACGTTACGTACCTTAATAATTGATTGGACTACTGGCGGCATGTTGTATAGGTTTTTACGTTTGATGAGTGTAATATCGGTAAGTTTTTTAGTTTATTTTATTAGCTTATGGTTTGTAGGAATTAGATTAAAAGATTTTCTTGATAAGTTTCGTTTTTATTCTTTTTACACAGATTAATTGTATTATCAGGACAAAATTTTTTGAGATTTTGGTGATTTATTTTAATGTCTTTACATTTGTTCTGTTGTTTCAATTCCTAATAGATTTAATCCTTTTTTTAAAATTTTAGCGGTTAATATTAATAATTTCAATCTACTATGTCGTGTGATTTGATTTTGTGTTTTTAAAATAGAACAAAATTCATAAAAAGAAGAAAATAATGTAGCTATTTTATAAAGATAAGAACACAATACATGTGGAGTACCGTTTTTTGCTACTATAGTAATAGTTTCTTCGAAACGGAGGAGATACAGAGCTAATTGAATTTCTTGCTGTGATTCCAATTTTATTTCTTTTGTTAATTTCTCTTGTTCTTTTTTGCTATTTTTTAGAATAGAATTGGCGCGAGTGAATGCATATAGTATATATGGAGCTGTATTTCCTTCGAAATTCAACATTTTATTCCAATCAAATATGTAGTTTGTTGCACGGTTTTTTGACAAGTCGGCATATTTTATAGCACCAATACTAATAATTTGTGCTAGTCTTTTTATATTTACTGAATTTTTATTGTAGTTTTTGCTTAATATGAAATTATATGCTTTTTCTAAACCTTCATCTAATAATTTTTTAAGTTTTACAGTGTTTCCTGATCTAGTTTTAAATGGTCTACCTTTCTTATCAAGTATCATGCCAAACATATGATGTTCTAAGGATACATATTTATTTATATATCCAGCTTTACGCGCAATGTTCCACACCTGGTTAAGATGTTGATGTTGACGATAATCAGTATAGTAAATTATTCTATCTGCTTTTAATATTTCAGAACGATATTTTATACAGGCAATATCGGTAGTTGTATACAGATACGATCCGTCTTTTTTTTGAATAATTACGCCCATTTTTTTGCCTTGTTTGTTTTTTACATGGTCAAGGTATATTACAGTAGCTCCAAAACTTATTACTGCTAATTTTTTGTTTTTTAGATCTTTTATCATATTAGGTATCATATTTCGATACATACTTTCGCCCATGATATTATTTTCCTGTAAGGTAATATTCAGGCGTTCATAGATTTTTTGATTTTCTTTAATAGTTGCTCGTATTAATTTTTTCCATATTTTAAAAGAGTAATCGTCACCATTTTGCAATTTTACGACGTATTCTTGTGCCATTTTTGCAAAGTGTGGATTTTGATCATATTCTTTTTTAGCTTTTCTATAATATTTTTCTAATTTATTAATATTAATTTTTTTATAAAATTGATCGTTAAGTTTTATTTGTTTCATATAAGCGATTAACATACCAAATTGAGTTCCCCAATCTCCTATATGATTAACACGAATTACATTATGACCTAAAAGTGATAAAGTACGTGCCATTGCATCTCCTATTACAGTAGATCGTAAATGTCCTATATGCATTTCTTTTGCCATATTAGGAGATGAGTAATCAATTATGATAGTTTTAGGAATTACAGAAGGTATACCAAATTTATTTTTAGAATATATTTGATTAATTTGTTGAGCTATCCAATTTGATTTTAGAAAAATATTAATAAAACCAGGTTCAACTATTTCTATTTTACTAGATATATCATTGATTTGAACTAAATTTATGATTTTGGAAGCAAGTTGTTTAGGACATATATTCAATTTTTTTGCTATGTTTATTATTCCATTAATTTGATAATCTCCGAATTCTATTTTACTAGACTGTTGTATGTTTACTTTATATACAGCTGGAATACTTGCATGAATAAAAGTCTTTTTAATTATTTTTGTAAGAAGTAATTTAATATTCATAATTTATGTTACGTTGAGGTTATGTTTTTAAAATTTTTATTTTAGAAATTAGGCTGTTACAATAAATAATGTATTGATGGATTAATTTAGTATATTATACGCTGTGTTTTGTGTTTTTTAATATAACCTATTCTAATTATAGTAATCTATTATTAATTTAATTAAATATTTTAAATTGTGCATTATATTATAGATTGTTTTAAGTTGTAATAATTTATATTTTAGATAATGTGCTCATTGTTTTTCCATGCATATACATAGTAAGGTATGGTTTATTAGTTTTTTATTAAAATGTAAATGAGTATCTTATATGATATTATTTTCGAAATAGTTTCTATTTTATTTTATGATATTTATAAATAAATAGACTATTTGTTCTATTTAAATTGTTAATTTTATTTATGGTTTATGTTCGCAATGCTGGGCTTATTTAATTTGTAATTGTTAATAAGCATGAATTCTATTAAAATTATTCTAATTTCTTACTTTATCAGTTTGTTTTATATTTGTTGTCATTAAATAATAAGTAGAGTAGTAAATTTATGCGTACTATATATTGTGGAGAGTTAGATTTATTTCATGTTGGATTAGAAGTAACATTATGTGGTTGGGTGAATAGGTATCGTAATATTGGGCATTTAATTTTTATTGATCTTCGCGATCGTGAGGGATGTATACAAGTGGTGTTTATTTCTAAACACAAAGAAGCTTTTGTTATTGCTTCTGAATTGCGTAATGAATTTTGTGTACAGTTAGTCGGCATTGTTAGAATGCGTCCAAAACTTTGTATTAAAAGCACAAAAAATATTGAGAAAATTGAAGTATTAGCTACACGGTTAATTATCTTAAGTCGTTCTGAATTTTTACCATTAGATTTTCATCAGAATAATTTTGAAGAAAAAAGATTAAGATATCGTTATCTTGATTTGCGTAGTTCAAATATGACAAAAAGATTGAAAATTCGTTCCATTGTCACAAGCTGTATTAGAAATTTTATGGAATCAGAAGGGTTTTGGGATATTGAAACTCCTTTATTAGCAAAAATAACTTTAGAAGGTGCTCGTGATTATTTAGTACCCAGTAGGGTGCATAAAGGTAAGTTTTTTGCTTTATCTCAATCCCCTCAACTATTTAAACAGTTATTAATGATTTCAGGTTTTGATCGTTATTATCAGATTGTTAAATGTTTTCGTGATGAGGATTTGCGGTCTGATCGTCAGCCGGAATTTACTCAGATTGATATTGAAACTTCTTTTACGACTGCTATTCAAGTGCGTGAAATTATGGAACGTTTAATAAGAAGCATATGGCAAAAGATTATAGGCATTGATTTAGGAATGTTTCCTCAATTTAGTTATGCTGAAGTAATGCGGAGATTTGGTTCTGATAAACCAGATTTGCGTATTCCCATCGAAATAATAGATATAATTGATTTAGTAAATCAAGTAGAGTTAGATTTTTTTTCTGATGCAATTAATAATAAAGGTCGCATTGCTTTGCTTAAAGTTTCTGGAGGATCAATTTTAAATAAAGATCAAATAAAAAATTATGTTCAATTTGTTCAATCATATGGTGTTAAAGAATTATTATGGATTAAAGTTCATGTATGTTCTGATGGTATTAGAAAAATTTATAGTCCAGTTTCTATTTTTTTCACTTCTTATGTTGTTGATGCTATTTTAGCTAGAAGTGAAGCTAATAATGGGGATATTATTTTTATTGCAGCAGGATCTACTAAATTAGTTACTGATGCACTTGGTGCTTTGAGAATTAAATTAGGTTTAGAATTACATTTAATACATTATGATAGTTGGATGCCTTTGTGGATAGTGGATTTTCCAATGTTCAAAAAAAATGATGAAGGTGATATTGTAGCCATGCATCATGCATTTACAGCTCCTATGAAAAATATTGATACACAAATGTTAAAATCCAGTCCATTTACAGCTATTGCGGATTCTTATGATATGGTAATTAATGGATATGAAATAGGTAGTGGTTCCGTACGTATTAATTGTCTTAATATGCAACGAGTTGTTCTTTCTATTTTAGGTATTAGTGAACATGAGCAAAATGAAAAATTCGGGTGTTTACTTGATGCCTTAAAATATGGCGCCCCACCTCATGCTGGTTTTGCTTTTGGTCTTGATAGATTAATTATGTTATTAACAGGCGTGAATAGTATTCGTGATGTGATTGCTTTTCCAAAAACTACTGCATCTTCTGATTTGATGCTTAATGCTCCTAGTTTTAGTGATGATGAAGCTTTAAATAAATTGTGTTATTGATATTATTAAACGAGTATAGATTTCTTATAAGATAAAGGGCTTGGATTCTTGTATTTATCAATTAAGATTAGAGTTTAAATATTATATATATAAATATTACACTTTAAACCTTATTTTTATAAAGTTGCGTTATTAAAATATTTTAATGAAATAGCTTTGTAAATTAATCATTAGGATTACAGGTCACTCCGTGGGATAATTTTTATTTATTAGAGTTTATTTGAGTTGTTTATGTTAGTTTAATTGGTAAATTTTAAATATATAGTAACATCAAATGTTAAATAATATGAATTGAAACTACATTTTCGATGAAATAGTTTTAATTTTTAGTTTTATTTATTTTTTAGTAGATATTATTTTTGTTCAATCATTTTGTTTTTGTTTATTAATTTCTTAATTTTAAAATGGTTTTGTATTATTCAGACGAAATATAATGTTATTTATTCATTAATAATGTATTAAATGTTTATCTGAAATTTATGTTATTTTATTCAATTTTATTATTTATTTTGAAGTTTAGTGTATTGTTATTTTAAATAATTTGTATTTATAAAATTAGGTTTATCTATTGATAGGTACAGTGGTACTATATTTTATGTTTAGGATATGATATTCTTATTTGAATAAATTTGTTCATAAAATCTTTTTTAATTTTAAATATTTACATTTTGTTTTTCTAATAATGCCTAGTTGTTTATTTAAATTACAAAAAATGACATTGTTATTTTTAACATTGTCAATTACGATTATGTTTATTTATAAATTTTATATTTGTTTTTTTATTTATCATAATTTTCAAAACTGCATTATTTTAATTGAGCAAAAATCCTTCAGAAATTTATTTCATCAAACTAATATAGTTGATAAACATGAATTATTTGAAATTAATTTTAATAATAATAGATTTATTAACAATAAAATGTGTAATGTTACATATGTTCGTGATGAAATATATGTTAATGATTTTACTATACGTAATATGGTATTTTTTAATTTAAAATCTGTGTGTTTTTATGATATTAAATATTTAATCTTGTTTTTATTACAAATTTTTTTAGGGAAAATTAAACAATATTTACCCATAAATTTTTTATATCAAGAAAAAATAATAGAATTTTTAGATGATGATCTTTTATCACGACATGTTTTAATACAAGAATCTGAATTTTGGCATAAGAAAACCATCATTATTCAAAATGATGGTAATTTTATTTCTAACCTTCGTGCTGCTGGATTAACTGATAATGATATTAGTATCATATATCAAGCTTTGCAATGGCAGTTAGATTTATGTTCTTTGCGAAAAGGGGATCAATTTTCAATTCTTATATCACGTAAACGTTTTGATAAAAAAAAAAATTATGGGACTTTACTTGGAATGAAATTACATGCAGGGGATAAGGATTATTATGCATTTCGCACTAAGGATGGGAATTTCTGTAATTTAAAAGCAATGTGTCCTTCTGAAGGTTTTATGAGATTTCCTATTGTAAAAAAATTTCGCATTTCTTCTACTTTTAATATGCATCGATTAAATCCGGTGACTGGTCGTATTTCTCCTCATTGTGGAGTAGATTTTGCTGTTCCTATTGGTACTCCAGTTTTTGCTGTTGGGGGCGGAGAGGTGATAATTAGTAAATATGGGGGATTAATTACTGGTAATTATATAGCTATTCGTCATAATTGTAAATGTATCACACGATATATGCATTTAAAAAAAATTTTAGTTAAACGTGGTCAGAAGGTAAAAATGGGAGATAATATTGCTTTATCTGGTAATACGGGTAGAACTACGGGACCTCATTTGCATTTTGAAATTTGGGTTAATAAGCGAGCTGTTAATCCATTAACTATTAAATTATTGCATATCAACAGTTTAAGTGGTTCTGATCGTTCTGCCTATATGTCTTATATTCAAAATATATTACCCCAATTATAGTAGTTGTTTGTGAATAGGTTAATTTTAATATATTAACTGTTGTTAAGTTTTGAATTTTTTCTATGGTATAGATATAGGTTGCTTGAAATTTTAGTTTGAATGTTTAAATAATAAACTAGTCTTATGTGTTATTTTTAATTTGTAGTTTAAGTTTTACTAAATCTATATTTGATATATTAAAAAGAATAATTTTATTTTGGTAAATGGATTTTATTAAAATAGTGTAATGTATTTAAAAATCGTTGTTTTTAAATAACGTAATCTTTTCTTCAAGAAAGATACGCTGTATCAAAGAAAGAGATTACGTTGTTATGTTTGTTATTAGTATGTTTTCTATATAATTAATTGTGTAAAGATACTTTAGATGTAAAATATAATATTATTTGATTTGTAAGATTCATAAGATATTTTTTATGTTGTTTTATCTAATATATTTATAAGTTCATTTATATAATTATTACAGAATTTCCTGGTGTAATAAATTTTTCTTGATTTAATAAATGAATAGTAAATATAGTTGTAGTTAAGTCTTTTATTTTTATTACAATAATTGTTGTGATTTCGCGATGAAAAGAAATGGTATTCAAAATTTTTTTTGATAAGACAAGTATTGGTTGTTTAATTTAATATTTGACATATTTAAAGCAACATTTTCTGATTCTATAAGAGAGGTTATGGACTTCATTATTTATAAAGTATTACATTTTTTGATTGGTTAATGTAAATATTATAATTATAACGATTCTTTAGTATCTATATAAATGTTATTCATTGCTGCGACAATTTCATTTGTAAATTGACCAATAATAGTTTCAACTAGAAGTACTGATGTTTTTTTTTCGTTTCGCACAGTATAAGTCATATCTATTGGTTCTTTGTAAATAGTCATCGCATTATTAATCGTTGATTATATCATTTGTGTTATTGTGATTTATACTTTGTTTAATGTTCTTGTTATTTTGTTAGTTTTTATATTTTTATTGATTCTTGATTACTTATTTTTACTTTTATATTTTTGCGTATCACCGTGATTACATCTGAATCTGGAATAATATTATTTATGTTTTATTGAAAGACATTATTTTCATGTTTTAAATTTTTGAAGTAACTTTTTTCATTATTTTTAGTTTTGATGAAGAATTTATCTTGTATAGCTTCTATTTTCACTGATGCAAGGACAAGGCATCGTAAGACATTTAATATTGTTTTAACGGCAGTAATAATATCAATTTTATTTTTTTTGTTAAAGTTTTGCAGATATTTTACTTCTTAATTTATTCTTTTTTATTATTTGGTATAATAATTCATCTATTATCATTTTGGTATGTATTTGTACGTTTTGTATTTTCATTACTTTTAATTTCATTCGTTTATTCTTTAGTAATAAGATATCATTTGGTTATGTATTATTTGGTAATTCTTTATAGTTTATGTTTACCTTTTGTTTGCTGTCTTTTATATGATATTCTGTAATCAAGTGCGACAACTGTTAACTTTTAAAGTTCTTTTTTAAAAAGAAGGTATCCGTGTTTTGGTCCTTGTAAGTTTTCTAGAATAGTTATGTGTTTTTTAATTTATTTGCAGTCCTTTTTATTCATATTGAGTTTGTGAAAAATGTTTTTTGTATTTCTGTGATGAAAATTTAATTGAATTATACTAATCTTTAAATAAATAAGTTTTAAGATTCTTATCATTATTAGTAATGGGTCTAATTTTATAATTATTTTATAATATTTTTGATTTTGTGTATCTGAATTTCATATATCAAATTAAATTTGTTGTATTTGCGTGTAATTGATTTATTAAGATGAATTTAATGCTTAAATTACAGATATTGTTAATGAATGCGTTTTGTTGATTTTGTAAACTATTGTAATATTAGTTAGCATGTGTTCTTATTATATTGTTTATAGATATATATAGTTATTAGAGTTTTAAAATTTTTAAGAATATTAGTTATATATTATTGTTTTAGTGTTTTAATACGTTATGCAAAATGGTATTTTGTTTTAGTTATTTAATTTTATGTATTCTAAATTGATTTTGGTGTTGTCAAGAGCTTTTTTAAAGTTTTTTATTAGTTATTTTATTTTGTATCTAAGATATGTATAATTTTAGTAACAGTTGTTTTTCATTTGAATATTTTGAATTAACCTTTATTTACATCTTATTCAGATATTGTAGATGGTGTAAGTATTGATGATATCTAGATTGTTTAGCATTATTCATTTTTTGTTATTATAGTATTAATTAATAATAAGTTTTATTGAGGTTAAATAATGTGTTAAAAGTATCTATGGTAGCAAAATCTTGTAATTTGGTTATTTTTGGCGCCAAAGGGGATTTAGCGCGAAGAAAATTATTGCCATCATTATATTATCTTGAAAAAATAGGAGTAATACATAATTCGACACGGATAATTGCTGTTGCTCGTGCAGATTGGAATACTCAAATGTATATTGAAGTTATTCGTGAATCGCTAGAAACTTTTATGCAGGAATCTGTTAATGAAATTTTATGGAAAAATTTTAGTGAAAGATTTGTTTTCTGTAATTTGGATGTAAATGAAACTAAATTATTTAATATTTTGGAGAATAAATTATCTTCTTCAACGGAAGTTAATATTTATTATTTTGCTGTGCCTCCAAACACTTTTGGTGCTATTTGTAAAGGATTAAGTTTTATTAATTTGAATCAGGAGCCAAATTGTATAGTAATGGAAAAGCCATTAGGTATTAATTTGGCTTCAGCACAAATAATTAACAATCAAGTAGCTAAATATTTTAATGAACACCAGATTTATCGTGTTGATCATTATTTAGGTAAAGAAACTATTTTAAATTTACTAGCTTTGCGTTTTGCCAATTCTTTATTTATCTCTAATTGGAACAATCGTATTATAGATCATGTGCAAATTACTGTAGCGGAAGAAATTGGTATAGAAGGTCGTTGGGGCTATTTCGATAATATTGGACAAATGCGAGATATGATTCAAAGCCATCTATTACAAATTTTAAGTATCGTAGCTATGTCTCCACCTTTAAATTTAACTGCTGATTGTATAAAGGATGAAAAAGTGAAAGTATTACGCGCTTTACGCAAAATTCACAGTGACAGTATATGTGATTATGTAGTGAGAGGTCAATATACTTCTGGTTTTATAAATGGTCAAGCAGTTCCTGGGTATTTGGAAGAAGTAGGATCAAATAGAAATAGTTATACGGAAACTTTTGTTTCCATTAGAGTTGATATAGATAATTGGAGATGGTTTGGTGTCCCCTTTTACTTGCGTACAGGGAAGCGTTTGGCTACTAAATATTCTGAAATTGTAGTATATTTTAAAAATCCTTTGGTTAACTTATTTATTGATTCTTATAAGATTTTGCCTAACAATAAGTTGACTATTAGATTACAACCAGATGAAGGTTTAGATATTCAAATCCTCACTAAGAAACCTGGATTAGAATCTAAATATAATTTGCAGCTTACTAAATTAGATTCAAGTTTTGTTCAAAATTTCCATTCACAATTTTTGGTTGATGCTCATGCAAGATTGTTGTTAGAAGTTATGTATGGTAGACAGTTGTTATTTGTTCGTCGAGACGAAATAGAATATTCTTGGAAATGGGTAGATTCAATTACGCAAGTTTGGGAACAAAATATGGATATTTTTTTACCAATAGGATACCAGGCTGGTACTTGGGGTCCTGCGTCTTCAATGGATATGCTCAAGCGTGATGGTCGTGCTTGGAATATTGTAAAGAAAATCAAAAATTGCTAATTATTTTAAATCTTAATATATTTAAGTTGCTAGTTTTGGGTATATATTTATTTATATACTACATTCAGATTTATTTATTGGTAATTATAATTTGAATATGTTCGTGATTTATTCTGTTATTGTTTTATTAAATTTAAGTGTTATTTTAGCTAGTTATTTTGATGATATTAATTGTGATTATATTAAAGAAAACAAATTTTATGCAATATTTAGAATAGATAGTATAACTTTATATAGTGTCTGTT
This genomic interval carries:
- the aspS gene encoding aspartate--tRNA ligase — its product is MRTIYCGELDLFHVGLEVTLCGWVNRYRNIGHLIFIDLRDREGCIQVVFISKHKEAFVIASELRNEFCVQLVGIVRMRPKLCIKSTKNIEKIEVLATRLIILSRSEFLPLDFHQNNFEEKRLRYRYLDLRSSNMTKRLKIRSIVTSCIRNFMESEGFWDIETPLLAKITLEGARDYLVPSRVHKGKFFALSQSPQLFKQLLMISGFDRYYQIVKCFRDEDLRSDRQPEFTQIDIETSFTTAIQVREIMERLIRSIWQKIIGIDLGMFPQFSYAEVMRRFGSDKPDLRIPIEIIDIIDLVNQVELDFFSDAINNKGRIALLKVSGGSILNKDQIKNYVQFVQSYGVKELLWIKVHVCSDGIRKIYSPVSIFFTSYVVDAILARSEANNGDIIFIAAGSTKLVTDALGALRIKLGLELHLIHYDSWMPLWIVDFPMFKKNDEGDIVAMHHAFTAPMKNIDTQMLKSSPFTAIADSYDMVINGYEIGSGSVRINCLNMQRVVLSILGISEHEQNEKFGCLLDALKYGAPPHAGFAFGLDRLIMLLTGVNSIRDVIAFPKTTASSDLMLNAPSFSDDEALNKLCY
- the zwf gene encoding glucose-6-phosphate dehydrogenase; translated protein: MVAKSCNLVIFGAKGDLARRKLLPSLYYLEKIGVIHNSTRIIAVARADWNTQMYIEVIRESLETFMQESVNEILWKNFSERFVFCNLDVNETKLFNILENKLSSSTEVNIYYFAVPPNTFGAICKGLSFINLNQEPNCIVMEKPLGINLASAQIINNQVAKYFNEHQIYRVDHYLGKETILNLLALRFANSLFISNWNNRIIDHVQITVAEEIGIEGRWGYFDNIGQMRDMIQSHLLQILSIVAMSPPLNLTADCIKDEKVKVLRALRKIHSDSICDYVVRGQYTSGFINGQAVPGYLEEVGSNRNSYTETFVSIRVDIDNWRWFGVPFYLRTGKRLATKYSEIVVYFKNPLVNLFIDSYKILPNNKLTIRLQPDEGLDIQILTKKPGLESKYNLQLTKLDSSFVQNFHSQFLVDAHARLLLEVMYGRQLLFVRRDEIEYSWKWVDSITQVWEQNMDIFLPIGYQAGTWGPASSMDMLKRDGRAWNIVKKIKNC
- the argS gene encoding arginine--tRNA ligase, translated to MNIKLLLTKIIKKTFIHASIPAVYKVNIQQSSKIEFGDYQINGIINIAKKLNICPKQLASKIINLVQINDISSKIEIVEPGFINIFLKSNWIAQQINQIYSKNKFGIPSVIPKTIIIDYSSPNMAKEMHIGHLRSTVIGDAMARTLSLLGHNVIRVNHIGDWGTQFGMLIAYMKQIKLNDQFYKKININKLEKYYRKAKKEYDQNPHFAKMAQEYVVKLQNGDDYSFKIWKKLIRATIKENQKIYERLNITLQENNIMGESMYRNMIPNMIKDLKNKKLAVISFGATVIYLDHVKNKQGKKMGVIIQKKDGSYLYTTTDIACIKYRSEILKADRIIYYTDYRQHQHLNQVWNIARKAGYINKYVSLEHHMFGMILDKKGRPFKTRSGNTVKLKKLLDEGLEKAYNFILSKNYNKNSVNIKRLAQIISIGAIKYADLSKNRATNYIFDWNKMLNFEGNTAPYILYAFTRANSILKNSKKEQEKLTKEIKLESQQEIQLALYLLRFEETITIVAKNGTPHVLCSYLYKIATLFSSFYEFCSILKTQNQITRHSRLKLLILTAKILKKGLNLLGIETTEQM
- the mepM gene encoding murein DD-endopeptidase MepM; its protein translation is MCNVTYVRDEIYVNDFTIRNMVFFNLKSVCFYDIKYLILFLLQIFLGKIKQYLPINFLYQEKIIEFLDDDLLSRHVLIQESEFWHKKTIIIQNDGNFISNLRAAGLTDNDISIIYQALQWQLDLCSLRKGDQFSILISRKRFDKKKNYGTLLGMKLHAGDKDYYAFRTKDGNFCNLKAMCPSEGFMRFPIVKKFRISSTFNMHRLNPVTGRISPHCGVDFAVPIGTPVFAVGGGEVIISKYGGLITGNYIAIRHNCKCITRYMHLKKILVKRGQKVKMGDNIALSGNTGRTTGPHLHFEIWVNKRAVNPLTIKLLHINSLSGSDRSAYMSYIQNILPQL
- the murJ gene encoding murein biosynthesis integral membrane protein MurJ, giving the protein MNILKSLYAVSIITMFSRILGFIRDILIARIFGVGLMTDAFFIAFKLPNFLRRIFAEGAFSQAFIPILVEYRKTQEKSVVRAFIAHVSGLLIFILVFVILLGVLTTPFLISIFAPGFINIREKFTLTIDLARITFPYIFFISLSSLIGAILNTWNIFLLPSIAPILLNISIIIFAMLATSFFYPPIMALAWSVIVGGILQLVYQLPYLSKIGMLVIPHLNFFNFGIWRILKSVGTIILGVSVNQISLLINTIFASFLVSGSVSWIYYADRLMEFPVGILGVSLSTVLLPLLSRSFSDKNLYHYSCLMDWSLRICFILSLPSALLLGVLAKPLVIVLFQYGNFSSYDVLMTKQALVAYSIGLVGLILVRILSSAFYSSHNIQIPVRISFIVLILTQLMNIAFIIPLKHVGLSLAISLSACCNAGLLYWQLRANKIFKPQPGWLIFFLRILLALGMMLIVTVTLRTLIIDWTTGGMLYRFLRLMSVISVSFLVYFISLWFVGIRLKDFLDKFRFYSFYTD